Part of the Corynebacterium efficiens YS-314 genome is shown below.
CCATACCGCTCCTCCCACAGGGTGATCAGCACAGGGGGAACCGCAGAACCGCCGACGTACAGCTCCCGCAGTGACATCCGCTCCGGTGGGTTCTTCAGGTAGTGGACCATCAGCTGGATCCACAGGGTGGGCACACCGTGGGCCACGCGGGGCAGCGTGGTGGAGATGATCTTCGCCAGGGTGGGGGCGGAGAGATCCGAGCCGGGCATCACCAGCGGGGTGCCCGACATGAAGGCCGCGATAGGAACACCCCAGCTCAGGACATGGTAGATCGGCACACAGCACAGGAAGGTCTCGCCGTGGGTCACCGACAGGGAATCGGTGGTGCGCAGACTCAGTGACTGCAGGTACAACGACCTGTGTGAGTACACAACCCCCTTGGGTGCGCCGGTGGTGCCGGTGGAGTACCCGATCGCCGCCGCGGTGCGCTCATCCTGGACCGGCCAGTCATAGTGGGTGGACCGACCATCCAGGAGTGATTCATAGGAATAGGCCTCCACACTCTCAGGCAGGTGGGAGGCGGGTTCCCGGATATCGGAATCACCGATGAAGATCACGGCCCGGACGCCGGGACAGCTCTTGAGCACCTCGCCCAGTTGACCCGCCAGCCGGGGATCCGCGACGATGACCTCATCCTCCGCATGGTTGATGATGTAGGAGATCTGGTGGTTCATAAGCTGTTTGTTGATCGGGTTGAATACCGCCCCCATGCAGGACACTGCGAACATTGTTTCCAGGTGTTCGCCGCAGTTATACAACAGCGACCCCACCCGCTGGTCACCTGTGATCCCGAATGAGTCATGGAGCGCGTGGGCCAGGGCAGCAGCGCGGGCGCCGATGTCGGCGAATGTGAGCTGTTCCTGTTCGCCGCCGTCGTACGTGGTGACGATCGTGTCACCGTGGACGGTGGAACCATATTTGAGGATCCTGGAGAGGGAGAGGGGGACGTCCTGCATGGTGCTGAGCATGCTTAACACTCTAGCGGCAGGGGTGGACACGGAAACCGGTAATGGGGGTCCGGGTGGGAAACCGGTATCCGGGGTGGCCTGAGGAGCGGACCTTCTCCGCCCTGCCGGAGTCCTCCAGGGACGGAAGGTGGGGCACCGATTAAGAC
Proteins encoded:
- a CDS encoding long-chain fatty-acid--CoA ligase — its product is MLSTMQDVPLSLSRILKYGSTVHGDTIVTTYDGGEQEQLTFADIGARAAALAHALHDSFGITGDQRVGSLLYNCGEHLETMFAVSCMGAVFNPINKQLMNHQISYIINHAEDEVIVADPRLAGQLGEVLKSCPGVRAVIFIGDSDIREPASHLPESVEAYSYESLLDGRSTHYDWPVQDERTAAAIGYSTGTTGAPKGVVYSHRSLYLQSLSLRTTDSLSVTHGETFLCCVPIYHVLSWGVPIAAFMSGTPLVMPGSDLSAPTLAKIISTTLPRVAHGVPTLWIQLMVHYLKNPPERMSLRELYVGGSAVPPVLITLWEERYGVDVVHVWGMTETSTVGTVSRPPSGASGSARWAYRVSQGRFPASLEYRVVNDGQVMASTDRNEGEIQVRGPWVTGSYFQPPTQTEGGLAHTFDGEQVDDGRESFTADGWLRTGDVGSVTSDGFLTIQDRARDVIRSGGEWIYSAQLENLIMATPEVVECAVIGFPDDKWVERPLAVTLLYPNVEPTRETAEKLRDQLRDRLPNWMLPEYWTFVSEIDKTSVGKFDKKDLRMHLANGEFEVIKLKGPGEK